In the Oncorhynchus keta strain PuntledgeMale-10-30-2019 chromosome 29, Oket_V2, whole genome shotgun sequence genome, one interval contains:
- the LOC118362932 gene encoding plasma protease C1 inhibitor-like: MGISVLSCVSLLLVFELFSSSVGVLQSVPGSTLVFPCLPGQNQKSFAGAKITWKYNDSQVPDYPESSKQLKASKDGFYLEISPVSVANEGEYECVIKQNDMEWQKVHIVQVDVSSSYILKVIEGSTVNLPCDRPPSSKDPVHWYRYDKGMTNGTRKQLNPAETGEMVEGDRLEWLYGPLEKDMTITLNEVKMEDAGMYYCETAEEGRDSRNFNTIELIVEAAPTVLPYSCVGFMTPWESCQDETSRSWEAMLGESLNEFSMKLYAHLSQSQPMKNLLFSPISISGVLTHLLLGARGKTRRDMETALCLSHDFFCVHSEMKKLKLKLQDTLKMASQIYYNPNMKLSESFTNQSMQFYDADPVKLTNSSEVNVEMINSWVAKQTNNKIKELVDSVPAHTELLLLNAVYFNGQWKMKFDAKSKMFPFVKLNGDTVKVPVLYSAKYKLAVQYVPAVKAQVAMFPLSGASSLFILLPPTTKLTDLQLVEGKMTDRAVSQMVEQMNQVSPQATEVTLPKIKLDIRTEMNTLLRKIGLSELFDSANLCGLYPDNELLLTEARHRAFLSLTEEGVEAGAATSLSFSRSFSSFSALRPFLMILWSDQAKAPLFVGRVTEP; the protein is encoded by the exons ctTTTCTCTTCTTCCGTTGGGGTCCTGCAAAGTGTACCTGGCTCCACCCTGGTCTTCCCATGTCTCCCTGGCCAAAACCAAAAAAGCTTTGCTGGGGCTAAGATCACCTGGAAATACAACGACTCCCAAGTTCCCGACTACCCAGAATCCTCAAAGCAACTCAAGGCCTCCAAGGATGGCTTCTATCTGGAAATCTCTCCCGTCAGTGTAGCCAACGAGGGGGAATATGAATGTGTGATCAAGCAGAATGATATGGAGTGGCAAAAAGTGCACATAGTCCAGGTTGATG TGTCCAGCAGCTACATTCTCAAAGTAATCGAAGGGTCCACTGTGAATTTACCTTGTGATCGCCCACCATCCAGCAAAGACCCGGTCCATTGGTACAGATATGATAAAGGAATGACGAACGGCACACGGAAGCAGTTGAATCCTGCAGAGACTGGAGAAATGGTGGAGGGTGACAGACTAGAATGGCTTTATGGCCCCCTTGAAAAAGATATGACAATCACACTTAATGAGGTCAAAATGGAGGATGCCGGCATGTACTACTGTGAGACAGCTGAGGAGGGCAGAGACAGCAGAAACTTTAATACAATTGAGCTAATTGTGGAAG CTGCGCCCACCGTTCTTCCTTACTCCTGCGTTGGGTTCATGACCCCCTGGGAATCGTGTCAGGACGAGACCAGCAGGTCGTGGGAGGCCATGCTAGGAGAATCCCTCAATGAGTTCTCCATGAAGCTTTATGCCCACCTCAGCCAATCACAGCCCATGAAAAACCTGCTCTTCTCTCCAATCAGCATCAGCGGGGTGTTAACCCACCTGTTACTAG ggGCTCGTGGCAAGacaaggagagacatggagacggctctctgtctgtctcacgaCTTCTTCTGTGTTCATTCCGAGATGAAGAAACTGAAGCTGAAACTTCAGGACACACTGAAGATGGCCTCCCAGATCTATTACAACCCCA ATATGAAGTTGAGTGAGTCCTTTACCAACCAATCCATGCAGTTCTACGATGCGGATCCAGTCAAATTGACCAATAGCAGTGAGGTAAACGTGGAAATGATCAACAGTTGGGTTGCAAAGCAGACAAATAATAAAATCAAAGAGCTGGTCGACTCTGTTCCCGCCCACACCGAACTGCTACTCCTCAATGCTGTGTATTTCAATG GTCAATGGAAGATGAAATTTGATGCAAAATCCAAAATGTTTCCATTTGTGAAACTGAATGGTGATACTGTGAAGGTGCCTGTCCTCTACAGTGCCAAATACAAATTGGCTGTGCAATATGTCCCGGCAGTGAAGGCACAG GTGGCGATGTTCCCTCTCTCTGGTGCAAGTAGCTTGTTCATCTTGCTCCCGCCCACTACCAAGCTCACAGACCTGCAATTGGTGGAGGGGAAGATGACGGACAgggcagtgagccagatggtGGAGCAGATGAATCAGGTGTCTCCCCAGGCCACCGAGGTGACTCTGCCCAAAATCAAACTGGACATCCGGACCGAGATGAACACCCTGCTCAGGAAGATAG GTTTGTCGGAGCTGTTCGACAGCGCCAACCTGTGTGGCCTCTACCCCGACAACGAGTTGCTCCTGACGGAAGCCCGCCACCGGGCCTTCCTCTCCCTGACGGAGGAAGGTGTGGAGGCTGGGGCGGccacttccctctctttctcccgctccttctcttccttctcagCCCTCAGACCCTTCCTGATGATACTGTGGAGCGACCAGGCAAAGGCCCCACTGTTCGTGGGCCGAGTGACCGAGCcgtga